The Petrotoga miotherma DSM 10691 genome contains the following window.
TGACCTATTTCTGAAGTGGGTATCTTATTTACTTTTTTACTTAGTCATAAAGCATCAGAATCTCTTACACTACGTTGTAGTTAATTCAAAAGATTCTTGAAGAATCAATCTATATAAAGAATAATTGTTTAAAAATATTATAACATAATATGTAGTTGAATAAAACGCATTAGATCATAGACGTAAATACATTCCAAATATAATATTTCACTCCCCACCCATAAGGATACATTTATACATAGATATTATAACTCAAAAACTCTCCTTAACTGAATCTACCGTCGTCTTTTGATTGTTGCAGTTTGTGAACATTTTTCTCAAGCCACCCTATTTTTATCCCATCATTAGTGGTGAATTCTGGTACGTAGGGTTTTATATCCAAAACAGGGGTACCATCAATTATTTCTACATTTTGAATCTCTAGTATATTCTTTTCTACTTTTATTAAGCGAACAACCGATAAACCAATAGGATTAGGCCTACTTGGGCTTCTGGTTGCAAAAACACCATGTAAACTGTTATCCATATACGGTTTGACTTTTAAGCCAGAAAATTTGGATAAATGAAAATGGTATAATAAAATAATATGAGAAAAACCATCGAGGTCTTGTAAACCTTCTTCGTATTCAGGGTAGATTTCTACTGTAGCTTGGGTTCCTATGGCAGCGTTTGGTTGTATAGGTGTACCTTTTGTTTCTTTGAATGGGGAATGAACTATCCCAATTGGAGTGTATCTAATTTCCATCATACTTTTAGCTCCTTTCAAAATAATTTTACCACATCTAAAGAAATTAAAAAAAGTTTAATAAAGTTATGATATTGTGCTTGTGTTATTTTTTTTGCATTCTTGAAAAAATTAAACAGACACTTTTTGGAAGAGAGCCATATATTTTGCCGTAACAGCTAATGTCAGAAGGCAAAAAAATATCACTCCTCATTGAAACAATCACAACAAAGGAGTGATATTTTTTAAAAGAAAAATTATATCTCAAATTTTTGAGATTGGTATAGAATTACCCTTCTACAACTATTTCAATAACCCTTTTAGCTCTTCTAGTGTAATATTTAGAATGTTCTTCTTTATCTGGTTTATAATTTCTTCGTTTGCATTTCTGATCTTTTCTTTCAATCTTTTATCAAAATCTTCTCCAAACCTTTGGTTTAGAATTTCTATGATTAATTCTTTTCTTTCTTCAAGTTTTCCTTTTCTTTCACCTTCTTTTACACCTTCCAATTTAGCTTTTTCTCTGTCTCTTTTTGCTATCTCTTCTAATGTGTTAAACATTTTTGGCACCTCCATTTTTTGCAGTTCTTTGTACCTTTCTTCTATCTCTTTGTAATCTGTCCTTTTTCCGAACAGTTCTATGAATGCGTTTCTGTGTTTATCAAACTTATCTTTTTCTTCTTCCGGCAATTTCGATATTATCTCTTCATTTATAATCTTTAACAACTCTTCTGCGTTTTTTATCCTTACGTTTGGTTTGTCCGTTAATAAGATTACCCCTAGTGCCTTCTTCATGTTTATTATCGTTTCTTCTTTTATACTGCTTAAATTTATTAGTTCATAATTTGCTTTTATTAAGTACTCTTCCATGTTTTTTATCTCTGTTATCTTGTCTTTTACATCCATTGGTGATGTCCATTTCGCTTTTCCATCGTAAAAGACCATCCCTATTATGACTGGTAGTTTGAATCCTTTTTGCTCTGATTCTTTTTTGTGACTTTTCACATATTGTTCCCATATTCTTACCTTGTACGCCAACATCCTGAATGCCATAAGTTGGTCAACTTTACTTTGATGCTCTAACAATAGGTATATGTATACATCTTGCCCGTTTCCTTGAACCCCTTTCGGGGCGTTTCCTTTTTCTATTTTGTATAGTATGTCTGATCTTTTTATGGAGAAGTCTTTGCCTATTAGTTCAGTTTGTTCACGTTTTAAATCTGTCTCTTTTATTTGTTTTGTTATCTCTTTTGGTAGAAAGGCTTTTAGGAAATCATAGAATACGGTTCTGTCTTCAAATAATTCTTTGAATATGGAATCTTTTATTGGATTAGACATAAGCTTCTCCTTTTTGGTTTATTTTTTGTTGCTTTTAGCGCCCCTTCGCCCCGCAGTCCGCCCGTAAGAGGAGTAAATTCTTTTCTTTACTAATTTAATTATACCATATGTTTTTAGAAATCTATAAAAAAGCATTAGATCATAATTCGATGTTTTTGAAATTAAACCATAGTTTAAGGGATTTGATAAAAATAATAAAGTCGAAGAATTTTGGTTTGAACATAGACGATGGGGTAGTCAAAAATAGTGCAATTTTTTAGTAATTCTTTATATATTTTATGGGCCCTTTAACCAATTTAAAATCGGAATCTTATTTTTGAAAATTTTTTAAAAAAAGCTGTTTTTCAACAGCTCTTATTTGGCGGTTATTTTAGCTTTTTCTAATTCTTTTTCTACGAGTTCGTTAATGTTCAACATTGGAAGATATATTGGTGGAAGAAAGCCAAAATTTGCGGATATTGATATTATTTTTGCTCTTGATATCTGCAATAAGCTCATTATTCCAGATTTTATTACTAGTTCTTTGAATTCGTTTTCCTTTATTTTTGGGTTGCCATAAAATCCTGCTTCTGTTTCAAGCTCTAATTTTAATACTATTTTTTTTGATTCTTTCAAATGAAATTTAATTTTTAATCCTATTGTTCCAAAGTATTCTTTTTCTTTTGGTTGAAAATTTTGTGTAACGGAAATGTCTATCTTTGGTGTCAGTTTTTTGTTGTTTAGACTTTCGTCTTTTAATTCATAATTTAATTTTTTAATTATGTCATACCGCATTTGAATATTGCTCATTTTCATTTTTTTCACTTCCTTTGTCAGGCAATGATAAGGTTATATTTTGATTCCTCTGTGGCATCGATTCTAAAAATTGGTATAAATATGGTTGCATAGCTATTTCTCTTTTCACTTCTTTTTTATCTCCAAATACTCTTATTATATTGATTTCTTGATTTTTTAAAGAGGGTGTTAGTTTTTTTTGTATAA
Protein-coding sequences here:
- the tsaA gene encoding tRNA (N6-threonylcarbamoyladenosine(37)-N6)-methyltransferase TrmO — translated: MMEIRYTPIGIVHSPFKETKGTPIQPNAAIGTQATVEIYPEYEEGLQDLDGFSHIILLYHFHLSKFSGLKVKPYMDNSLHGVFATRSPSRPNPIGLSVVRLIKVEKNILEIQNVEIIDGTPVLDIKPYVPEFTTNDGIKIGWLEKNVHKLQQSKDDGRFS
- a CDS encoding Rpn family recombination-promoting nuclease/putative transposase: MSNPIKDSIFKELFEDRTVFYDFLKAFLPKEITKQIKETDLKREQTELIGKDFSIKRSDILYKIEKGNAPKGVQGNGQDVYIYLLLEHQSKVDQLMAFRMLAYKVRIWEQYVKSHKKESEQKGFKLPVIIGMVFYDGKAKWTSPMDVKDKITEIKNMEEYLIKANYELINLSSIKEETIINMKKALGVILLTDKPNVRIKNAEELLKIINEEIISKLPEEEKDKFDKHRNAFIELFGKRTDYKEIEERYKELQKMEVPKMFNTLEEIAKRDREKAKLEGVKEGERKGKLEERKELIIEILNQRFGEDFDKRLKEKIRNANEEIINQIKKNILNITLEELKGLLK
- a CDS encoding protein-export chaperone SecB, translated to MKMSNIQMRYDIIKKLNYELKDESLNNKKLTPKIDISVTQNFQPKEKEYFGTIGLKIKFHLKESKKIVLKLELETEAGFYGNPKIKENEFKELVIKSGIMSLLQISRAKIISISANFGFLPPIYLPMLNINELVEKELEKAKITAK